A genomic stretch from Malus domestica chromosome 15, GDT2T_hap1 includes:
- the LOC103402507 gene encoding uncharacterized protein, which produces MKMMMTNPAKKILPSVVKASNYTTAAADLLLRPPPPSDADLRKQPQSMGDPCLDLYFGVQVQPDPATRTRTAYKYLNQVLPMAWSHNPLTTLKLICNLRDDSNDLGKSDEKAFYSAALWLHRNHPKTLACNAASIAGEFTESVGTMDDFVQILNRLARARDRYEGDSDYRFLLDRVSDLFADHLRSDMRNLKQQQQQPYMDISSAALYCPPIGSSLDRSSTLLCESIARILFPREESCPEEEYQGLDYAQRVRARLRTEVLVPLTNFLLSNSSLTHRGFCPVKKYLDELKGGLGQPIEPGALLPHDIIGYVDDEDVGQAAELQWRRMVEDIYLKQGNKLSNCLAVCNVSPTVAHMNVSVALSVLASQLSEEPWKGKVINFSSNPQLHNLATPQGDDDLKSMCAFVRRMHCALEIDLGKVFDLILEVAVDGNLRPDQMIKKVLVLTDFQTIDLAESDYEAIQNKFKAKGYEDAVPQIVYWKLQSWGTPVAPCRRPGVSTLDGFSDNLLKLFLDSNGEVGPYHVMEAAISGKEYENLAVCD; this is translated from the coding sequence atgaagatgatgatgacgaATCCTGCCAAAAAAATCCTCCCCTCGGTTGTGAAGGCAAGCAATTACACAACCGCTGCTGCTGatcttcttcttcgtcctcCCCCGCCTTCAGACGCAGATCTGCGCAAACAACCCCAATCCATGGGGGACCCTTGCCTTGATCTGTATTTTGGCGTCCAAGTCCAACCAGACCCAGCCACCCGGACGCGGACGGCCTATAAATATCTCAACCAAGTGCTGCCGATGGCCTGGTCCCACAATCCCCTCACCACCCTCAAGCTCATTTGTAACCTACGGGACGATTCGAATGATCTCGGAAAATCTGATGAAAAAGCCTTCTACAGTGCCGCCTTATGGCTCCACCGCAACCACCCCAAGACTCTTGCCTGCAACGCCGCCTCTATCGCCGGCGAGTTTACCGAGTCGGTCGGGACTATGGATGACTTCGTCCAGATTCTCAACCGCCTTGCACGAGCCCGTGACAGGTACGAGGGTGACTCGGATTATCGCTTCTTACTCGACCGGGTTTCTGATCTCTTTGCGGACCACTTGCGCTCTGATATGCGAAACttgaagcagcagcagcagcagccttACATGGACATAAGCTCAGCAGCGTTGTATTGCCCTCCCATCGGCTCCTCCCTGGACCGCTCCTCCACTCTGCTCTGCGAAAGCATTGCCAGGATTCTTTTCCCCCGAGAAGAATCATGCCCGGAGGAGGAATACCAAGGCCTTGATTACGCCCAGAGAGTCCGAGCTCGCCTCCGGACGGAGGTGCTGGTGCCCTTGACAAACTTCTTGCTCTCTAACTCCTCGCTCACTCATCGAGGATTCTGCCCCGTTAAGAAGTATTTGGATGAGTTGAAAGGCGGCCTCGGCCAGCCCATTGAGCCCGGCGCTCTCCTCCCACATGACATCATAGGGTACGTGGATGATGAGGATGTCGGGCAAGCAGCTGAGCTTCAGTGGAGGAGAATGGTGGAGGACATCTACTTGAAGCAGGGCAATAAGTTGAGCAACTGCTTGGCCGTGTGTAACGTCTCGCCTACAGTGGCCCACATGAATGTGTCGGTGGCCTTGTCAGTCTTGGCGTCCCAACTGAGTGAAGAGCCGTGGAAAGGAAAGGTGATCAATTTCAGTTCGAACCCTCAGCTGCACAATTTGGCCACACCGCAGGGCGATGATGATCTCAAGTCCATGTGCGCGTTTGTGAGGAGGATGCATTGCGCCCTGGAAATTGATCTTGGCAAAGTGTTTGATCTGATTCTCGAGGTGGCTGTGGATGGGAATTTGAGGCCGGATCAGATGAtcaagaaggtcttggtgtTGACCGACTTCCAAACCATTGACCTGGCGGAGTCTGATTATGAGGCAATACAAAACAAGTTTAAGGCGAAAGGGTACGAAGATGCGGTGCCGCAGATTGTGTATTGGAAGCTCCAGTCATGGGGGACTCCCGTGGCGCCTTGTAGGCGACCAGGGGTGAGCACCCTGGATGGCTTCTCGGACAACTTGTTGAAGTTGTTCTTGGATAGTAATGGGGAAGTTGGCCCGTACCATGTCATGGAAGCAGCCATCTCTGGCAAAGAGTATGAGAACCTGGCTGTGTGCGACTGA